A single genomic interval of Cellvibrio sp. PSBB023 harbors:
- a CDS encoding DUF1525 domain-containing protein — MKFIANRIMLAGLFLVFAASSSQAQTLIEVFTDLPALIDAPTDVKTVHYDLSEVSRLKQTGLPKLPPNQEQAMKMANAFFATPKGEAFKSEMRAAMRGQQKMMKYQIKKVPAIVFDEGKYVVYGSTDVFDARRLYLATLEERTDGEND, encoded by the coding sequence ATGAAATTTATCGCTAATCGCATAATGCTTGCCGGACTCTTTTTGGTTTTTGCTGCCTCTTCTTCGCAAGCACAAACCCTCATCGAGGTGTTCACCGATTTACCCGCACTCATCGATGCGCCTACGGATGTTAAAACCGTTCATTACGATTTGAGTGAGGTATCCAGGCTCAAACAAACTGGATTACCTAAGCTGCCTCCCAACCAGGAGCAGGCCATGAAAATGGCCAATGCATTTTTTGCAACACCAAAAGGCGAAGCGTTTAAATCGGAAATGCGTGCTGCCATGCGTGGCCAGCAAAAGATGATGAAGTACCAGATAAAAAAAGTTCCGGCGATTGTTTTCGATGAAGGCAAGTACGTTGTCTACGGATCAACGGATGTTTTTGATGCAAGAAGACTCTATCTGGCAACCCTCGAAGAAAGAACAGATG